TGAGGGGGTACCTCCGGAAGAGGCTTCTCCGGACGCACCCCCTCACCCTCGCGGCGAACCTGCGGGTCGCAGCTCGCTCTGCCGACGACAAGGTCGGCAGAGCCCTATCCCCGCCCGGCGGGGAGAGGAGGTTTCCCGCGCCTCATCCGGGCAGGACAGCTCGCTGCCCGGCCCGCAGGCCGACAGGAATGATTTCGTCCGCCCGGCCGATTTACAGCCGCGCTCGCGGCGTGTGAGGAAGGATCAGGACGCCCGGGAGGGGAAGCCCCGATGACCGATCTCGCCGCACGCCGCGCCGCCTTCCGGCGGCTCCACGAATCCGGCTGCTTCGTGATGCCGAACCCCTGGGACATCGGCACCGCTCGCTACCTCGCGGCGATGGGGTTCCCGGCGCTCGCGACCACCAGCTCGGGCTTCGCCTTCACCCGCGCCCTGCCGGACACCGACTGGGCGGTGCCGCTCGATGCCATGCTCGCCCACATCGCCGAGATCGTCGCCGCCACCGACCTGCCGGTGAACGCCGATTTCGAGTCCGGCTACGCCCACGACCCCGAGGGTGTCGCCCGCAACGTCGGTTCTTGCGTGGCCACCGGCGTCGCCGGCCTGTCGATCGAGGACGCCACCGGCGATCCCGCCCGGCCGCTCTACGACATCCAGGAGGGCGCCGCGCGCATCCGCGCCGCGAAGGCGGCGATCGATGCGTCCGGCGCCGACGTGGTGCTGACCGGCCGGGCCGAGTGCTACCTCACCGGACACGCCGAGCCGCTGCCCGAGGCGATCCGCCGGCTCCAGGCCTATGCCGAGGCCGGCGCCGACGTGGTCTACGCGCCGGGCCCGAAACGGCGCGAGGAGATCCGCACCCTCGTCGAGGCGCTCGCGCCGGTGCCGGTCAACATCCTGATGAGCACCAATCCGGGCCTCAAGGTCGCCGATCTGGAAGCCCTGGGCGTGCGCCGGATCAGCGTCGGCTCGTCGCTCGCCCGGGCGGCCTGGACCGGCTTCATCCGAGCGGCGCGGCGCATCCACGACGAGGGCAGCTTCGGCGGCTTCGACGGCTCGGTCAGCTTCTCCGAGATCAACGGCTTCTTCCGTAACGACCTGAAGGAGCGGGACCCCGCATGAGCCCCGACCGCGATCCCGTCACCGGCCTGCCGATCGGCCGCCCCGTCGCGCAGACCGGCCCGGCGCCCGGTCCGGACCGGATCCGCCTGAACGGGCGCCACGTCCTGATCGTGCCCCTCGACGCGAAGGTGCACGGCGCCGATCTCGCCGAGGGCGCGGTCGGGCCCGGCAAGGAGGCGCTGTGGCAGTACATGGCGGCCGGCCCGTTCGACGATCGCGAGAGCTTCCAGGCCTATCTCGCGGCCTGCGAGGCCTCCGCCGATCCGCTGTTCTACGCCATCCTCGATGAAGAGAGCCGCAAGGCGATCGGCCACGCCTCCCTGATGCGGATCGACCGCGCCAACCGGGTGATCGAGGTCGGCAACATCCTCTACACCCCTGCCTTGCAGCGCACCCCGGGCGCCACCGAGGCGATGCGGCTCCTCGCGGGATACGTCTTCGACCTCGGCTATCGCCGGTACGAGTGGAAGTGCAACGCCCTGAACGCGCCCTCCCGGAGCGCGGCCGAGCGCCTGGGCTTCTCCTCCGAGGGCTTGTTTCGCCAGGCGATGATCGTGAAGGGCCGCAACCGGGACACGGCCTGGTTCTCGATGCTCGACGGCGAGTGGCCGCAGATCGCCCAGGCCTTCGACCGCTGGCTTGACCCGTCCAACCTCGACGGCGGCCAGCGCCTTCGCCTCGGCGCGCTCACCCGGGCGGCGATCCCGGGCGCCGCCCTGCGCCGCGCGACCCGCGCCGACGCCGAGGCTTTCGACGCCCTGCAGCGGGCGGCCTACGCGCCGAACCGCCCGATCCTCGGCGTCGAGCCGGTCCCGCTCCTCACGCCCGCCGACGAGGTGCTGTCGCGCTACGAGGTCTGGCTGGCGCAGACCGACGGGGCGCCCGCCGGCGCCCTGGTGCTCGATCCGACGCCCGAACACCTGACGATCTGGAGCGTGTCGGTCGATCCGGCGCATCAGGGCACCGGCCTCGGCAACGCGCTGCTCGCGGCGGCCGAGGGCCGGGCGCGGGACCTCGACCTGTCAGAGCTACGGCTCTACACCGGGGACAAGCTCGCGCGGAACATCGACTGGTACGCGCGGCGGGGCTACGCCACCGCGCGGGTCGAGGATCTGCCGGACCGGCGCCTGGTGCACATGCACAAGCGCCTCGCCTGAGGGCGACGACTCAACCTTCGAGAGCCCCGCCGGTCGAGCGGGGGCACGGCATCACGGGAGGATACACCATGGCGGGACGGCTGACGGGCAAGCGCGCGGTCGTGACGGCGGCGGGGCAGGGGATCGGGCGCGCCATCGCGGCGGCGTTCCTGGCGGAGGGCGCCGAGGTGCTGGCGACCGACCTCGACGCGGGCAAGCTCGAGGGGCTGGCCGGCGCCAAGGCCCACTCCCTCGACGTGCGCTCGGAGACGGCGATCGCAAGCTTCGCCAAGGGGGCCGGGCCGGTCGACGTGCTGG
The sequence above is drawn from the Methylobacterium terrae genome and encodes:
- a CDS encoding isocitrate lyase/PEP mutase family protein, producing the protein MTDLAARRAAFRRLHESGCFVMPNPWDIGTARYLAAMGFPALATTSSGFAFTRALPDTDWAVPLDAMLAHIAEIVAATDLPVNADFESGYAHDPEGVARNVGSCVATGVAGLSIEDATGDPARPLYDIQEGAARIRAAKAAIDASGADVVLTGRAECYLTGHAEPLPEAIRRLQAYAEAGADVVYAPGPKRREEIRTLVEALAPVPVNILMSTNPGLKVADLEALGVRRISVGSSLARAAWTGFIRAARRIHDEGSFGGFDGSVSFSEINGFFRNDLKERDPA
- a CDS encoding GNAT family N-acetyltransferase encodes the protein MSPDRDPVTGLPIGRPVAQTGPAPGPDRIRLNGRHVLIVPLDAKVHGADLAEGAVGPGKEALWQYMAAGPFDDRESFQAYLAACEASADPLFYAILDEESRKAIGHASLMRIDRANRVIEVGNILYTPALQRTPGATEAMRLLAGYVFDLGYRRYEWKCNALNAPSRSAAERLGFSSEGLFRQAMIVKGRNRDTAWFSMLDGEWPQIAQAFDRWLDPSNLDGGQRLRLGALTRAAIPGAALRRATRADAEAFDALQRAAYAPNRPILGVEPVPLLTPADEVLSRYEVWLAQTDGAPAGALVLDPTPEHLTIWSVSVDPAHQGTGLGNALLAAAEGRARDLDLSELRLYTGDKLARNIDWYARRGYATARVEDLPDRRLVHMHKRLA